One genomic region from Conexibacter woesei DSM 14684 encodes:
- a CDS encoding arylsulfatase has translation MPAEFRGSIRLDIRDSVPDWTPYLAEKAPAGAPNVLVILYDDTGTAAWSPYGGRIEMPTMQRFADEGLTYSQWHTTALCGPTRSCFLTGRNHHQNSFATIAETATGFPGNNTHIPMENAFMAEVLRERGWSTFWVGKNHNVPVDEFDQGSTKRNWPLGRGFDRFYGFIGGETNQWYPDLTEDNHYIDQPYRPEDGYHLSKDLADQAIAMIRDSQQSQPEKPWHMFYCPGANHAPHHAPQEFIDKYRGVFDDGYEAYREWVLPRMIEKGILPEGTELTPLNPLPDDVANPADAVRPWATLSSEERRLFARMAEAYAGFSEYTDHEIGRIVAYLEETGQLDNTLVFYAADNGASGEGSPNGSVNEGKFFNAWPDTVEDNLPMIDKLGSPDTYNHYPTGWAAAFSTPYKMFKRYSYQGGVCDPLVISWPAGIRARGEVRDQYHHCTDIVPTILECCGVEMPDTVLGYRQTPLAGVSMRYSFDDAAAPTQKPQQYYEMLGTRAMWKDGWKAVAEHAPMPSDRGHFDRDRWQLFHTDVDRSESSDLAAEHPERLRALVDLWFEEAEKYDVLPLSDLGILDYIRYEFQVPVPRGGTYVYGPAHAGLPEHSAASTHGVSYSLLGQIEVEDPGAQGVIFAQGSRFGGHALFLKDRRLHYVYNFIGIKPEQHYVSDVEVGTGGQVVGVEFVKERVGEHGESHGTVTMRLDEQVVATGPLRTQSGHFSLAGEGLCIGRDSGDAVSEQYRPDFPFEGGRIVKFEVGVGDDGYVDLERRLHAALARD, from the coding sequence ATGCCGGCTGAGTTCAGAGGTTCGATCAGACTCGACATCCGCGACTCGGTGCCGGATTGGACGCCGTACCTGGCCGAGAAGGCGCCGGCCGGCGCGCCGAACGTGCTCGTGATCCTCTACGACGACACCGGGACGGCGGCGTGGTCGCCGTACGGCGGGCGGATCGAGATGCCGACGATGCAGCGCTTCGCCGACGAGGGGCTGACGTACTCGCAGTGGCACACGACCGCGCTCTGCGGGCCGACCCGCTCGTGCTTCCTGACCGGCCGCAACCACCACCAGAACTCGTTCGCGACGATCGCCGAGACGGCGACCGGCTTCCCCGGCAACAACACGCACATCCCGATGGAGAACGCGTTCATGGCCGAGGTGCTGCGCGAGCGAGGCTGGAGCACGTTCTGGGTCGGCAAGAACCACAACGTCCCGGTCGACGAGTTCGACCAGGGCTCGACGAAGCGCAACTGGCCGCTCGGCCGCGGCTTCGACCGCTTCTACGGCTTCATCGGCGGCGAGACGAACCAGTGGTATCCCGACCTGACCGAGGACAACCACTACATCGACCAGCCGTACCGCCCCGAGGACGGCTACCACCTCTCGAAGGACCTCGCTGACCAGGCGATCGCGATGATCCGCGACTCGCAGCAGAGCCAGCCGGAGAAGCCGTGGCACATGTTCTACTGCCCCGGCGCCAACCACGCCCCGCATCACGCGCCGCAGGAGTTCATCGACAAGTACAGAGGCGTCTTCGACGACGGCTACGAGGCGTACCGCGAGTGGGTCCTGCCGCGGATGATCGAGAAGGGGATCCTGCCGGAGGGGACCGAGCTGACGCCGCTCAACCCGCTGCCCGACGACGTCGCCAACCCGGCCGACGCGGTGCGGCCGTGGGCGACGCTGTCCAGCGAGGAGAGACGCCTGTTCGCGCGCATGGCCGAGGCCTACGCCGGCTTCTCGGAGTACACCGACCACGAGATCGGCCGGATCGTCGCCTACCTGGAGGAGACCGGCCAGCTCGACAACACGCTCGTCTTCTACGCGGCCGACAACGGCGCGTCCGGCGAGGGCAGCCCGAACGGCTCGGTCAACGAGGGCAAGTTCTTCAACGCCTGGCCCGACACGGTCGAGGACAACCTGCCGATGATCGACAAGCTCGGCAGTCCCGACACGTACAACCACTACCCGACCGGGTGGGCGGCGGCGTTCTCGACGCCGTACAAGATGTTCAAGCGCTACTCGTACCAGGGCGGCGTGTGCGACCCGCTCGTGATCTCATGGCCGGCGGGGATCAGAGCGCGCGGCGAGGTGCGCGACCAGTACCACCACTGCACCGACATCGTTCCGACGATCCTCGAATGCTGCGGCGTCGAGATGCCCGACACCGTGCTCGGCTACAGACAGACGCCGCTCGCCGGCGTCTCGATGCGCTACAGCTTCGACGACGCCGCCGCGCCGACGCAGAAGCCGCAGCAGTACTACGAGATGCTCGGCACGCGCGCGATGTGGAAGGACGGCTGGAAGGCGGTCGCCGAGCACGCGCCGATGCCGTCCGACAGAGGCCACTTCGACAGAGACCGCTGGCAGCTGTTCCACACCGACGTCGACCGCTCCGAGTCGAGCGACCTCGCCGCCGAGCACCCGGAGCGGCTGAGAGCACTCGTCGACCTGTGGTTCGAGGAGGCGGAGAAGTACGACGTCCTGCCGCTGTCCGACCTCGGCATCCTCGACTACATCAGATACGAGTTCCAGGTGCCCGTGCCGAGAGGCGGCACGTACGTCTACGGCCCTGCCCACGCCGGCCTGCCCGAGCACTCGGCGGCGAGCACGCACGGCGTCTCGTACTCGCTGCTCGGCCAGATCGAGGTCGAGGACCCCGGCGCGCAGGGCGTGATCTTCGCGCAGGGCTCGCGCTTCGGCGGGCACGCTCTGTTCCTGAAGGACCGCCGGCTCCACTACGTCTACAACTTCATCGGGATCAAGCCCGAGCAGCACTACGTCTCCGACGTCGAGGTCGGAACCGGCGGCCAGGTCGTCGGCGTCGAGTTCGTCAAGGAACGCGTCGGCGAGCACGGCGAGTCGCACGGGACCGTGACGATGCGGCTCGACGAGCAGGTCGTCGCGACGGGTCCGCTGCGGACGCAGTCGGGCCACTTCTCGCTCGCCGGCGAAGGGCTCTGCATCGGCCGCGACAGCGGCGACGCGGTCAGCGAGCAGTACAGACCCGACTTCCCCTTCGAGGGCGGGCGGATCGTGAAGTTCGAGGTCGGCGTCGGCGACGACGGCTACGTCGACCTGGAGCGGCGGCTGCACGCCGCCCTCGCGCGCGATTGA
- a CDS encoding FAD-binding oxidoreductase — MTTGTATHTTLGDGSVAELAEALRGELIRPGDAAYDEARAIWNGAHDRRPALIVRCAGTADVIRAIEFARSEDLLVAIRGGGHSIPGFSTVDDGIVIDLSPMRGIRVDPAARTARAQPGVTWAELDHETQAFGLAVTGGLVSSTGIAGFTLGGGIGWLMRKHGLTCDNLIAADVVTADGQLVHASAVENEELFWGLRGGGGNFGVVTSFEYRLHPVGPTVLGGAIFYPGDRAEEILRFYREWVGSVPDELTTLVSLATAPPAPFLPEEWHGRRVVVIPALYAGPVQEGERAVRALRELGEPIADLLGPLPYSAQQSLLDALWGPGAHNYFKAGWMRGLDDAAIDTLVQHHESVTSPTTEIHVHHMGGAVARVPAGSTAFGDRSAPFLLNIAASTPTPDGFDAAVAWTQALHRAIEPALTGGTYVNFLSAEGEERVQAAYGADTYTRLAALKEAYDPANVFRLNQNIRPG, encoded by the coding sequence ATGACGACCGGAACTGCCACCCACACGACGCTCGGCGACGGCTCGGTCGCGGAGCTGGCGGAGGCGCTGCGCGGCGAGCTGATCCGCCCCGGCGACGCCGCCTACGACGAGGCTCGCGCGATCTGGAACGGCGCGCACGACCGCCGACCCGCGCTGATCGTCCGCTGCGCCGGGACGGCGGACGTGATCCGCGCGATCGAGTTCGCCCGCAGCGAGGACCTGCTCGTCGCCATCCGCGGCGGCGGGCACAGCATCCCGGGCTTCTCGACCGTCGACGACGGGATCGTGATCGACCTGTCGCCGATGAGAGGGATCCGCGTCGACCCCGCGGCGCGCACCGCGCGCGCTCAGCCGGGCGTCACCTGGGCCGAGCTGGACCACGAGACGCAGGCGTTCGGGCTGGCGGTGACCGGCGGGCTGGTGTCGAGCACGGGGATCGCCGGCTTCACGCTCGGCGGCGGGATCGGCTGGCTGATGCGCAAGCACGGCCTGACCTGCGACAACCTGATCGCGGCCGACGTCGTCACCGCCGACGGCCAGCTCGTGCACGCCAGCGCGGTCGAGAACGAGGAGCTGTTCTGGGGCCTGCGCGGCGGCGGCGGGAACTTCGGCGTCGTGACGTCGTTCGAGTACCGCCTGCACCCCGTCGGCCCGACCGTCCTCGGCGGCGCGATCTTCTACCCGGGCGACCGCGCCGAGGAGATCCTGCGCTTCTACCGCGAGTGGGTCGGCAGCGTCCCGGACGAGCTGACGACGCTCGTCAGCCTCGCGACCGCGCCGCCGGCGCCGTTCCTGCCCGAGGAGTGGCACGGCAGACGCGTCGTCGTGATCCCCGCGCTGTACGCCGGTCCGGTGCAGGAGGGCGAGCGGGCGGTGCGCGCCCTGCGCGAGCTCGGCGAGCCGATCGCGGACCTGCTCGGCCCGCTGCCCTACAGCGCGCAGCAGAGCCTGCTCGACGCACTGTGGGGACCGGGCGCGCACAACTACTTCAAGGCGGGCTGGATGCGCGGACTCGACGACGCGGCGATCGACACGCTCGTGCAGCACCACGAGAGCGTCACGTCGCCGACGACCGAGATCCACGTCCACCACATGGGCGGCGCGGTCGCGCGCGTGCCCGCCGGCTCGACCGCGTTCGGCGACCGCAGCGCGCCGTTCCTGCTCAACATCGCCGCCAGCACCCCGACCCCGGACGGCTTCGACGCGGCGGTCGCGTGGACGCAGGCGCTGCACCGCGCGATCGAGCCGGCACTGACCGGCGGCACGTACGTGAACTTCCTCTCGGCCGAGGGCGAGGAGCGCGTGCAGGCGGCGTACGGGGCCGACACCTACACGCGGCTCGCCGCGCTGAAGGAGGCGTACGACCCGGCGAACGTCTTCCGGCTCAACCAGAACATCCGGCCGGGTTGA
- a CDS encoding ribbon-helix-helix domain-containing protein gives MREPVYGHTASGQPVTDADVQRLAKEAENGYDVDAVIARRGKRGRPALGSAPSSVESVRLDPELRDQLAERARVDGTTPSEVIRQALRDYLHAA, from the coding sequence ATGAGAGAACCCGTCTACGGACACACCGCGTCGGGCCAGCCGGTCACCGACGCAGACGTTCAGAGGCTCGCCAAAGAGGCGGAGAACGGCTACGACGTCGACGCAGTGATCGCGCGCCGCGGCAAGCGCGGACGCCCGGCTCTGGGCTCCGCACCGTCAAGCGTCGAGTCGGTGCGACTCGACCCCGAGCTGCGCGACCAGCTGGCCGAGCGTGCCAGAGTCGACGGAACGACCCCCTCAGAGGTCATCCGCCAGGCGCTTCGCGACTATCTGCACGCCGCCTGA
- a CDS encoding L,D-transpeptidase, producing the protein MARASSGWWRRPVAAGFTSAALALALILAPTGAAAGPTSAAGSASAAAGPVPAAAGPAPAAAGPPAAGPPAAGPPAAGPPAAGAPAAGPPAAGPPAAGPPAAGPPAAGPPGAPAAGAAARSSGRRTPSCRARPATAAVPGWPTARAAWRAQPQRRVPLRVAPGGRERRGSGLDGDAPWLLVLATGADRRGGCWVRVRLPGRPNDAAGWLPRSAVALQPTPWRIEVSRAARTITLTRAGRRAAVARVVIGKPSTRTPGGLFAVFNAWPNPPRDFSGTWIVALTAHSRALRRFDGGEGRIAIHGRGGASLVDPLGSARSHGCVRVANGDLDRIVRTVGWARLSGTPVRIR; encoded by the coding sequence GTGGCGCGCGCGAGCAGCGGCTGGTGGCGACGCCCGGTCGCGGCCGGGTTCACCTCCGCCGCGCTCGCGCTTGCGCTGATCCTCGCTCCGACCGGCGCCGCCGCCGGCCCGACGTCCGCCGCTGGCTCGGCGTCGGCGGCCGCCGGCCCGGTGCCCGCCGCTGCCGGCCCGGCGCCCGCCGCCGCCGGCCCGCCTGCCGCCGGCCCGCCTGCCGCCGGCCCGCCTGCCGCCGGCCCGCCTGCCGCCGGCGCGCCCGCCGCCGGCCCGCCTGCCGCCGGCCCGCCTGCCGCCGGCCCGCCTGCCGCCGGCCCGCCTGCCGCCGGCCCGCCCGGCGCGCCCGCTGCCGGCGCTGCGGCGAGGTCCAGCGGCCGGCGCACGCCGTCGTGCCGGGCGCGGCCGGCGACCGCCGCGGTGCCGGGCTGGCCGACTGCGCGCGCGGCGTGGCGGGCGCAGCCGCAGCGACGGGTGCCGCTGCGCGTCGCTCCCGGCGGGCGCGAGCGGCGCGGCTCCGGGCTCGACGGCGACGCGCCGTGGCTGCTCGTGCTCGCGACCGGGGCCGACCGTCGCGGCGGCTGCTGGGTCCGCGTGCGCCTGCCCGGCCGTCCCAACGACGCCGCGGGCTGGCTGCCGCGCAGCGCGGTCGCGCTCCAGCCGACGCCGTGGCGGATCGAGGTCTCGCGCGCCGCGCGCACGATCACGCTCACCCGCGCGGGCCGCCGCGCGGCGGTCGCGCGCGTCGTGATCGGCAAGCCGAGCACGCGCACCCCCGGCGGCCTGTTCGCGGTCTTCAACGCGTGGCCGAACCCGCCGCGCGACTTCAGCGGCACGTGGATCGTCGCGCTGACCGCGCACAGCCGGGCGCTGCGCCGCTTCGACGGCGGCGAGGGCCGGATCGCGATCCACGGCCGCGGCGGCGCCAGCCTCGTCGACCCGCTCGGCAGCGCACGCAGCCACGGCTGCGTGCGCGTCGCCAACGGCGACCTCGACCGGATCGTGCGGACGGTCGGATGGGCGCGCCTGTCCGGCACGCCCGTCCGCATCCGCTGA
- a CDS encoding AfsR/SARP family transcriptional regulator codes for MDSHEQAPLGIRLLGGFAVRVDGRPVAEEAWRLRRAKSLIKLLALAPERRVHREQAAELLWPGHAPSGNGLHQVLYTARRAVAADGRAGDRLVLRDDVVALVGDGIWVDVDAFERAAAAARERRSVAAFREALALYAGELLPEDRYEEWTATRRESLRETRLALLVELAQAHADAADTAAAIEALQRAVVDDPLHEAAHRGLMRLFADGGRRQQALAQYQQLRDALRRTLAADPDPETRRLYREILASQHAEPAEPPPAAVPPPAAAAAPPSAAAPLPPAAAVAPPPAAAATPPATAPPPARPLRPDLPHQLTSFVGRERELTELEGLLRHTRLLTLTGPGGCGKTRLASALATRRSRDFPDGAFIVELAPIADAALVVEETAAALGVKPRSERDPIDVLGDQIGDAGILLVLDNCEHLIDACATLADRLLRACPNLRVLTTSREQLRVPGEVAWRVPPLSLPEPAEPDLDRLERSEAIRLFCQRAADAAPGFALTPANAGAVAEICRRLDGMPLALELAAARIAVLSPAQVAERLGDALALLRGGSRAGLTRQQTLRATLAWSYQLLTDPERVLYRRLGVFAGSFGVEAIDGVCADDDGSCAGGVPLDLLAQLAGKSLVQVEPAAGRYRYRLLETVRQHAREQLAEAGERGALEAAHRAWYLALAEAADRDRAPEVAAAWPAKRLDAEHDDLRAALASAIRDEPPAALRLAGALWWYWMARAHFVEGSRWLDDALAAAPTPTPERARALWALGGLDVRRRGTIRTVRLGADALEIARRSGDPHAEARALERRGAFAMGGFDWPVADTAFAEGLALADTLGDATVTVAITQAQGALAGCRGETERSRALLERSLTLLDEIPEAPEPLFWALHISPIGLPAGPGGAPRFFFEDTFCLFRAVRSRAGAGYVLVNVGETWRADAEYGRAHDAFERALERFRELRDDEGAGVALNALGNLARSTGDADAGRRRFEQALALRRAARDTREIATTTVGMGMLALYTGEEERGRARLREAEAIFERTEDGPGLQAIPLDLGAFELDRGDPRRACALLERCAELSRERRIVPNLSWALTELAEAAMAIGEPDRARRALAEALPLLERSGDVRGSRYARSLNTRLSDA; via the coding sequence GTGGACAGCCACGAGCAGGCCCCGCTCGGCATCCGATTGCTCGGCGGCTTCGCCGTGCGGGTGGACGGACGGCCTGTCGCGGAGGAGGCGTGGCGGCTGCGGCGGGCGAAGAGCCTGATCAAGCTGCTGGCGCTCGCGCCGGAGCGGCGGGTGCACCGCGAGCAGGCGGCGGAGCTGCTGTGGCCCGGCCACGCGCCGAGCGGCAACGGCCTGCACCAGGTTCTGTACACCGCGCGCCGGGCGGTCGCGGCCGACGGTCGCGCGGGCGACCGGCTCGTGCTGCGCGACGACGTCGTGGCGCTCGTCGGCGACGGGATCTGGGTCGACGTCGACGCGTTCGAGCGCGCCGCGGCCGCGGCGCGCGAGCGGCGCAGCGTCGCGGCGTTCCGCGAAGCGCTCGCGCTGTACGCCGGCGAGCTGCTGCCCGAGGACCGCTACGAGGAGTGGACCGCGACGCGGCGGGAGTCGCTGCGCGAGACGCGGCTCGCGCTGCTGGTCGAGCTGGCTCAGGCGCACGCCGACGCCGCCGACACGGCGGCGGCGATCGAGGCGCTGCAGCGCGCGGTCGTCGACGATCCGCTGCACGAGGCCGCGCACCGCGGGCTGATGCGCCTGTTCGCCGACGGCGGGCGCCGCCAGCAGGCGCTGGCGCAGTACCAGCAGCTGCGCGACGCGCTGCGCCGCACGCTGGCGGCCGACCCCGATCCCGAGACGCGGCGCCTGTACCGCGAGATCCTCGCGAGCCAGCACGCCGAGCCCGCCGAGCCGCCGCCCGCCGCCGTGCCGCCGCCGGCCGCCGCCGCCGCGCCGCCGTCCGCCGCCGCGCCGCTGCCGCCGGCCGCCGCGGTCGCACCACCGCCGGCCGCCGCGGCCACACCGCCGGCCACCGCACCACCGCCCGCCCGACCGCTGCGGCCCGACCTCCCCCATCAGCTCACGAGCTTCGTCGGCCGCGAGCGGGAGCTGACCGAGCTGGAGGGGCTGCTGCGCCATACGCGGCTGCTGACGCTCACCGGCCCCGGCGGGTGCGGCAAGACGCGGCTGGCGTCGGCGCTCGCGACGCGCCGCTCGCGCGACTTCCCGGACGGGGCGTTCATCGTGGAGCTGGCGCCGATCGCCGACGCGGCGCTCGTGGTCGAGGAGACGGCGGCGGCGCTCGGCGTCAAGCCGCGCTCGGAGCGCGACCCGATCGACGTGCTCGGCGACCAGATCGGCGACGCCGGCATCCTGCTCGTGCTCGACAACTGCGAGCACCTGATCGACGCGTGCGCGACGCTCGCCGACCGGCTGCTCCGCGCCTGCCCGAACCTGCGCGTGCTGACGACCAGCCGCGAGCAGCTGCGCGTCCCCGGCGAGGTCGCCTGGCGCGTGCCGCCGCTGTCGCTGCCCGAGCCCGCCGAGCCCGACCTCGACCGGCTCGAACGCTCCGAGGCGATCCGCCTCTTCTGCCAGCGCGCCGCCGACGCCGCGCCCGGCTTCGCGCTCACGCCGGCCAACGCCGGCGCCGTCGCCGAGATCTGCCGGCGCCTGGACGGGATGCCGCTCGCGCTGGAGCTGGCCGCCGCGCGGATCGCGGTCCTCTCCCCCGCGCAGGTCGCCGAGCGTCTCGGCGACGCGCTCGCGCTGCTGCGCGGCGGCAGCCGCGCCGGCCTCACCCGCCAGCAGACGCTGCGCGCCACGCTCGCCTGGAGTTACCAGCTGCTGACCGACCCCGAGCGCGTCCTCTACCGCCGCCTCGGCGTCTTCGCCGGCAGCTTCGGCGTCGAGGCGATCGACGGCGTCTGCGCCGACGACGACGGCAGCTGCGCCGGCGGCGTCCCGCTCGACCTGCTCGCGCAGCTCGCCGGCAAGTCGCTCGTGCAGGTCGAGCCGGCCGCCGGCCGCTACCGCTACCGGCTGCTGGAGACCGTCCGCCAGCACGCGCGCGAACAGCTCGCGGAAGCCGGCGAGCGCGGCGCGCTCGAAGCCGCGCATCGCGCCTGGTACCTCGCGCTCGCGGAGGCGGCCGACCGCGACCGCGCGCCCGAGGTCGCCGCCGCCTGGCCGGCGAAGCGGCTTGACGCCGAGCACGACGACCTGCGCGCCGCGCTCGCCTCCGCGATCCGCGACGAGCCGCCCGCCGCGCTCCGGCTCGCGGGCGCGCTGTGGTGGTACTGGATGGCGCGGGCCCACTTCGTCGAGGGCTCCCGCTGGCTCGACGACGCGCTCGCCGCCGCGCCCACGCCGACGCCCGAGCGGGCGCGTGCGCTGTGGGCGCTGGGCGGGCTCGACGTGCGCCGCCGCGGCACGATCCGGACCGTGCGGCTGGGCGCCGACGCGCTCGAGATCGCCCGCCGCTCGGGCGATCCCCACGCCGAGGCGCGCGCGCTCGAACGGCGCGGGGCGTTCGCGATGGGCGGCTTCGACTGGCCGGTCGCCGATACCGCGTTCGCCGAGGGGCTCGCGCTCGCGGACACGCTCGGCGACGCCACCGTCACCGTCGCGATCACGCAGGCGCAGGGCGCGCTCGCCGGCTGTCGCGGCGAGACCGAACGGTCGCGCGCGCTGCTGGAGCGGAGCCTGACGCTGCTCGACGAGATCCCGGAGGCGCCCGAGCCGCTCTTCTGGGCGCTGCACATCTCGCCGATCGGGCTGCCGGCGGGTCCCGGCGGCGCGCCGCGGTTCTTCTTCGAGGACACGTTCTGCCTCTTCCGCGCGGTACGCAGCCGCGCCGGTGCCGGGTACGTGCTGGTGAACGTCGGCGAGACGTGGCGCGCCGACGCCGAGTACGGCCGCGCGCACGACGCGTTCGAGCGCGCGCTCGAACGCTTCCGCGAGCTGCGCGACGACGAGGGCGCCGGCGTCGCGCTCAACGCGCTCGGCAACCTCGCCCGTTCGACCGGCGACGCCGACGCCGGCCGCCGCCGTTTCGAGCAGGCGCTCGCGCTGCGCCGCGCGGCGCGCGACACGCGCGAGATCGCGACGACGACCGTCGGCATGGGGATGCTCGCGCTCTACACGGGCGAGGAGGAGCGCGGCCGCGCGCGGCTGCGCGAGGCGGAGGCGATCTTCGAGCGGACCGAGGACGGTCCCGGCCTCCAGGCGATCCCGCTCGACCTCGGCGCGTTCGAGCTGGACCGCGGCGACCCGCGCCGCGCCTGCGCGCTGCTGGAGCGCTGCGCCGAGCTGTCGCGCGAGCGGCGGATCGTGCCGAACCTGTCGTGGGCGCTGACCGAGCTGGCCGAGGCCGCGATGGCGATCGGCGAGCCCGACCGCGCCCGCCGCGCGCTCGCCGAGGCGCTCCCGCTGCTCGAACGCTCCGGCGACGTGCGCGGCAGCCGCTACGCGCGCTCGCTCAACACGCGCTTGAGCGACGCGTGA
- a CDS encoding selenium-binding protein SBP56-related protein, translating into MPETTDPTFYRSPAAAIAAPPERLAYVAAFDPGGEQHDAIAVLDCDPGSPTYGEVVGWAELPTAGNELHHFGWNACSSALCHDGHDGALERRYLIVPGLRSSRTHVLDTGPDPRQPAVVRVIEAEELAEKAGYSRPHTVHCGPGGIFMSNLGAAEGGGGPGGVALIDHDSFEVTGAWETDRGDQYFGYDVWWHLKADVAVTSEWATPSMIEDGLNPEDLLGKRFGHHINFWRLSDGRLVQRVDLGDEHQMALELRPAHDPRKTWGFVGVVISVEDLSASVWLWHRDGDRWAAKKAISIPAEPAARDQLPPALQPFGAVPPLVTDIDLSVDDRWLYVSCWGTGELKQYDVSDPHNPREAGSVRLGGIVRRTAHPAAPELRLGGAPQMIEVSRDGRRVYATNSLYASWDEIFYPDGVGAWMACVDADTGSGGMSIDPRFFPHGDDFRGLRVHQTRLHAGDASSDSYCFAD; encoded by the coding sequence ATGCCCGAGACCACGGACCCCACGTTCTACCGGTCGCCCGCCGCGGCGATCGCCGCGCCGCCCGAGCGGCTCGCCTACGTCGCGGCCTTCGATCCCGGCGGCGAGCAGCACGACGCGATCGCGGTCCTCGACTGCGACCCCGGGTCGCCCACCTACGGCGAGGTGGTCGGCTGGGCGGAGCTGCCGACCGCCGGCAACGAGCTGCACCACTTCGGCTGGAACGCCTGCTCGAGCGCGCTCTGCCACGACGGCCACGACGGTGCGCTCGAGCGCCGCTACCTGATCGTGCCGGGGCTGCGCTCGTCGCGCACCCACGTGCTCGACACCGGCCCCGACCCTCGCCAGCCGGCGGTCGTGCGCGTGATCGAGGCGGAGGAGCTCGCGGAGAAGGCGGGCTACTCGCGCCCGCACACGGTGCACTGCGGGCCGGGCGGCATCTTCATGTCCAATCTCGGCGCCGCCGAGGGTGGGGGCGGCCCCGGCGGGGTGGCGCTGATCGACCACGACAGCTTCGAGGTGACCGGCGCCTGGGAGACCGACCGCGGCGACCAGTACTTCGGCTACGACGTCTGGTGGCACCTGAAGGCGGACGTCGCCGTCACCTCCGAGTGGGCGACGCCGTCGATGATCGAGGACGGGTTGAACCCCGAGGACCTGCTCGGGAAGCGGTTCGGCCACCACATCAACTTCTGGAGACTGTCCGACGGCAGACTGGTCCAGCGCGTCGACCTCGGCGACGAGCACCAGATGGCGCTCGAGCTGCGGCCGGCCCACGACCCCCGCAAGACGTGGGGCTTCGTCGGGGTCGTGATCAGCGTCGAGGACCTGTCCGCGTCGGTGTGGCTGTGGCACCGCGACGGCGACCGCTGGGCGGCGAAGAAGGCGATCTCGATCCCCGCCGAGCCGGCCGCGAGAGACCAGCTCCCGCCGGCGCTCCAGCCGTTCGGCGCGGTCCCTCCGCTCGTCACGGACATCGACCTGTCCGTCGACGACCGCTGGCTGTACGTCTCGTGCTGGGGGACCGGGGAGCTGAAGCAGTACGACGTGAGCGATCCGCACAACCCACGCGAGGCGGGCTCGGTGCGCCTGGGCGGCATCGTCAGGCGCACGGCTCACCCCGCCGCCCCGGAGCTGCGGCTCGGCGGCGCTCCGCAGATGATCGAGGTGAGTCGCGACGGCCGGCGCGTCTACGCCACCAACTCGCTCTACGCCAGCTGGGACGAGATCTTCTACCCCGACGGCGTCGGCGCGTGGATGGCCTGCGTCGACGCGGACACCGGGTCCGGCGGGATGTCGATCGACCCGCGGTTCTTCCCGCACGGCGACGACTTCCGCGGGCTGCGCGTCCACCAGACCCGCCTCCACGCCGGTGACGCGTCGAGCGACTCGTACTGCTTCGCGGATTGA